The following DNA comes from Hemibagrus wyckioides isolate EC202008001 linkage group LG05, SWU_Hwy_1.0, whole genome shotgun sequence.
CTCTGGCAAGATCCTTCAGGATTATTGTCGCAAACCAGTCCTCAGACATGATCTGATCTAACATCTTGAAATTGTACGTGTCAGCTGACAATTCGTAGCACACAGGTCCACAATTGGGTGTAGCCCCTGTCCTTCTTGGGAGCCAAGAAATTCTGGCTGTAAAGCCAGAAGCTTAATCATGGGccatctgctttgtggcacgaaGGGCTAAATCTGTGTCTTGGCAGAGTTCAGAACTCATTGGTAAGACCCTTGCCACAGATGAGCTCCTTTAGCAGGTCAGCCTGGTACACCTGCAAGACCACCAATATGTGCAGCGCCACACTAGCTTGACCTTTGGCCATGTTGCCCTTCCCTATAAGGGCCAATTCGACTGCTGCTTGTTCCTCATTGCCCACATCATGCTCCCCAGAGTCCAGTGcaggcaataataataataaataaataataataataattattcctCATTCAGCTCAGAAGAAATCAAAAAGCAAGCTCCCAGAGCCGAAGCAGAGGCATTAGAGTCAGTGGACAGGATGAGAGAAGGGACTCATTTGTCTCTTATTCCATTTCCTCTAACTCAGCTTGCAACTTCCATGACTGAAGCCGACACACTGCCTCGATAGATGCGGGACCCGAGCCTCAAGGCACAGGTGCATGGCAGTCAGATTGCACTCGAAAGCCGTGCATTCATGGGTGCATGCACTGTCTGAACTGTTTGCTCGCCATTTTCCCTAGTCTTAGATATGTACCGTCTTTTTCCCTAATCTAGACAAACAGTCAACACAAATATTCACAAAtcacttcctgaagacaaagaagctggagtaatgtgacatagatgGCCTTTTATGGTCATGTTTGCACACTCTGAttcatcacatgacctacctgaGCCGATAAATCGGTGTGATTTCACATAgcgcttcagacacaacttccacaaAGAAacgttcccatagcgtcagccaTGAAACAGTGCTGAGTTCTCTGTAAAGGGAACTTTGGGAACTACTCATGTATTTGTTCAAATTCAAACcaacatttttcatatttaaaggTGGGCTTTTGTAGCAGAAACCAATACATtatgtcattttcatttcattttcatattcttGTTGAAACATCTCTGTAATTAATATAACAGGATTGTAAGAACTGAACCATCATTTATCCAAGTTCTTCCACAAGGAAAAATAAAGGGGCTGGGAAGCTGAACAATTCACTTGTAACTTCACAGCCCAGCTTTTCACCTTGAGCTATAAAACCTGGCTCTGAAGCAGGGCTAGCAGGCCTTTTGCAGTGCAATGTGGTACCAAATATGTTAAGTGTGGAAAGATacagtgttagaatgttatagacagacagctagatagctagctagatagctagctagatagatagctagatagatagatagatagatagatagatagatagatagatagatagatagatagatagatagatagatagatagatcgatctgatccatagaggccccaccaagcaacttacaggacataaaggatctactgctaatatcttggtaccacagcacaccttcagggatctagtggagtccatgccttgatgggtcagggctgttttggtagcaaatgggggaacaacacaatattaggcaggtggtcataatgttatggctgatcagtgtacattatATAAATACAGGGACTTGTCAATTGTTTgctacataaagtgcttaaaaaatgaaaacattttacacaacatacaacacagcagaagaaaattgTGAGCTGGGCACTCCTGGGGAATCAGTTTTACACAAATGTTAAGCAATGGTCTAAGCAgattcactttaacagaaacttgctgctTTATagattcagaagaaaaaagttCAAACTGAGCACAATCaatattttagtatttagtTAACTAATACTTTGGTGTATGATGGGCAATAGTATTTGTATTTTTGCATTTGTGCAGTAAAATTATCctgctttacattaaaaaaaaatattaaaaagaaaattgacTTGAtgactggtcaaatatcaacaataaaagttgaCCTATTGGATTATTGAGTTGCTGTATAATATCAGTAACATATAGACTGCTGCTCAAGAGTTACTGATTATTTTAGCTTGCTtacaataaaatccttcattGTTGCAAGCTAACGTTAGATTTCATATTATTGAAAACCGCCATTATGATTATCACAGGATGTGCTCAGCTCTACATGAAATCGAATGAATATGAAAGACTCTTTCTTCGGTTCTACAACTTGAAGCAAATCCGGCAGGTAAGGCCATGGGATGTGCAGGTGGCTTTCATCATAGGCTATTATTTCAGGTTGTGACACTGCAATTTTACTGCTACTGTGCCACTTGTGCTTGCTGAATTTAATGAAACCAAAAAGTTATGTTGGTCAAAAATAATgcgctttttttttaatagcagaAACAAGAGATGTGGCACAATGTAGTAAAAATATGTTACTtcaaaatgtagtggagtaaaagcaaaaagtctaaaaaaaaaaaaaaaaaaaattatactttactaaagtacagatactggaaaaagatacttaagtacagtaactAATTTCATTTACTTTATTACTGCCAACCACTGTTAGTCAGTCACAAGATAcagcacacacaaaatataaaatataaaaatggctAGATGCTTAGCAAAAGACACTCAATCAGAAACTGATCAACACAAAAGTGAGCACCATAGTGAGGGGGGAAAACATGACACTAAAAATTTGTGGAAGCTGGATATAAACAAACACCTGGCAACAAATTTAAAATGCCCACTGATTATAAATAGCCGTATAATTGTATTGTATGTGCAATGTGAAACATGACACAAGATCCAAGGCTTTCTTTTTACTCAGGGGGAATGACCCAGGTGACCAGGTTTGTCACTCTATAGTGTTTGTATTCTGTTCTATCTGTACAGCTTCCTAAATCATCCTTCACACAGATCTAAGAAGTAGCAGCCATTACTAAGTGCTTTCAGATTGAGAAGGGGGAAAAATTGTGCTATACATATGCTGCTGTATGGGCCTCAAGAGGTTGAAGACAAGCCCATATATCATATGAATGAAATTCAAGAGCTACTCTCAGTTCCTCAAAAACCTTCTTAGTTAGCAATGGTCAAATTTGCCACACACAGAAATAGGGTTGCAAAATTGTGAATTTTCAAGGCTGGAAACTTTAAATGGGAATTAACAGGAATTCATGGGAATAAACTGGGAATTTGCAAAATTGCAGGTTAGCCTATAACTGGGGACTTAAATATAgttgaaaaaaaatatcttgcagCATAACCTTGGTTACCAGATTTAATGCAATTTCTGTTGAATTTCTACCCTGTATATTCCtcaatcacatgcacacagcactgcagggctattgaggccacacctctacATGCACTTTGCATTCCTCCATAACATGCACTGGTCATTTCTTGAATCTTGCAcacaaaataattttaaaaaagttccATCTTTGTAAGTAGTCATGTAAATTACATAAATTTATAGTTAAAACAATTTACAATTTTACCattgtaaaaacaaatatactGACTTAGCAAATATTTTTGtgagataattaaaaaaaaaaaaaaaaaaaaaaaaactgtctttTTAATATAGATAGACCatctctcccccacacacaaTCCCCCTCAGTCACTTAAGAGGGGAATTCCATTTTCCAAGCTCTGACTATCACAAGAAAATTGAAGCTACAGTTCTGCATTTGAACCCAAAGATTCAATTTTGAATGGAACTTTTTTTTGGAAGGGACAtaaggaaatttttttttacattcaacaTTTATGCTTTTGTGTTGTTCAATGAAAGAATTGATTTGAACTTACAATAAAATCAAAGTCAGAAATCTCATTCATGCATTAGTTTGCTTGCATGTCAGCTTATGATCAAATTAAATGTTTATACttatgtttgtatatacagtttatataaattttcCCAAATATCtaaattattcaaataaattcccattaattcccataaattccTGTTAAGTTTCCAACTtggaatatttccaaaattccCGAGATGGAGGGCCCATGGAAATTTTACCAAAATGACGTCCTCTCTATGTAGTGTAAAACCACAAGGGGCAGAAGGGCACCCATATGTAATACaataaactgtaaaacaaattaaactttacatgaaatgtaattaataaattcACATATTGTCAGCACTGAGGCATGCACATGATCGCAATTTTCACTTTCTGGGCACACTTATTTTTTcaactaacaaaaaaaagtctttaaaataCTGCTTAAGACTGTTACCTTTCTGTCTAATTCTGAAGTAAATAGTTAAGCTTTCATTAAGGATAATAATCTTTAATTATGTGTCTTATATGCTCAATTTATTAAGCAAGGGAATTTTCCCTTACTTTGACTGAAATTATGAAGGGTTTATATTCACCCACCTCTGGGGATTAACTAAATATGAAATTTTAAACAGTATTATCTATTCCTGATTACAGATTATGTTGTtacaaatagttttttttatcatcattcTGATTAAGATTGATGTGCTACTAATTAAAAAGCACTACACCTCATAGAGATGCTAAgctccatgatttttttttttattttccccacATGCTGACATGCAGTCTCAACAAAAAACATCTTGTCTCACTGATGATTAATATTGCTTCAATATGGCAGTACTGTAGACTATAATAGTCAAGAGCTTCTGGTGTACAATAAATAGGTAAAGATGTATCAAATTCTTCCTTGGTAAATTAGAAACATTTACTACCAAGCACTCTATACCTTCAGACCCTGAACAACTTTCATGACCAAACTGGGTGATAATTCCTACCTAATACACAGATAATAATAGACAAACGAATCATGAACCAAATAGGCTTTATGTCCCTCAAAGCAGTATTCCCGACTGAGATTCTTTTTGTTGTAACTTCAGGATCAACTCCAGTAAATTCATCTGCATTGTCACTTCCTGTCAAAGATACAGACAGAAGGAAACATTAAGAAATTACATCAAAAGATAGGTAAACTAAGTAATACAGGACAATATACAATGTGTTATGAGCACCTGTGGAACGGTGGTGATGTAGAAACCAGGAACTCCAGCTTTTTCAAGTGTGTTCTGTTGATCCAGGACCTTCTGATCCATCTCTGCCACAATCTTTTCATCCATCATTCGTTGCTCATCTTTCACACGCTGCTCCAGACCCTGGAACAtcaagagagacaaaaaagcAGTGTGAATTTGTGCATACATGTTATGCTTGCAGGGAAAATGGTAGGCTAACTATAAAAAGCAACTTTTCATTACTTTACAGGTTATCTGGTAACTTAAAAAGTCTGCTCTGTATTAAAAAACAATTCTTtgcaaaaagtaaaaaaaaaaaaaaaagtccttttCCCCTTTAACTTGCCTCTGTTTCTGCACGCTGACTTGCCTTTAGTACAGTTAGATTATGTGATTTGCAGGTCTGCAGAGCCACTTTCTGTTTACGTATCAGCTCATGCTTGAGAACttgagacaaacagacagaacatCCCATCAACATACGCGAatttaataaagcaaaaaaaaaacaaaaaacaatcataTAAGGGGTCACaaatcattatatacaccaacacacctctGTGCTCAGTATGTAATTTCTGCCTCTGGTTGTACAGGTTTTTCTCAGTCAGGTGCTGGATGTCCAGTAGACCCTGAACAATCTCGTACACAGTGCCATCTATGAGGGCTTGGGCCAAATCACTCAGCGTTGTGTACGACAAGCGCTGCTGAAACCAGCTTTCAACAGAGTGTAAAATTAAGTTCAAATCCATACTAATCTACTACAGGTCCGTCAACATATATTTCATGCTTTTCGCTCGTATTCCTCTTAAATCAACATAATCAGAATTGCTTTGTTAAGATCACATTGGTATAATATTAATCATCTAACTAGCTATTAAGGTAGCTACCTTGGCAAGTCTTTGACCAGTATTTGAAGCTCGGACAGGAGATAATAGTGTCTTTCCTGCTGTTTCGTGCCATCGGTCGGCTCCTTATATAATCCCGAATACTTCTCCATCTATACTAACGCGGTAGAATCGTAAAACTGTTCCTAAAACCTTCGCTAAGTAGTTTGGGCTGATTCAAAATGCCTGTCACATCACAATGTCACACGCCTTCACAAGTGTTTGAATTTACGACTGTTAGCCGAACAACGCACTTCCGCTAAACGAGTCCACTGTTAATGTTGCACGACGCATGCGCGTAAGAAACTATAGATTTGTGCTGCTAGATTTGTACTACGCGCCGCAGTTTTTTCcctgtatttaattattttaatttttttccagtttgtatttgtattattgtaattgtattattattattattattattattattattattattataatgtccATGTTACAAAACCATGCATTCAAAACCTGCAACAGGGGTatagaatattatatatatatatatatatatataaaattgttattattatagattcCATTCACCAAAATTCCATATTCCAGTCACAAAAATAACCACCACCCAATTCTATGTTTTTGTCACATGAATTAACTAAAGCCATAAAGCCCAGTATGTACCCCCTTGAACACTCACCTCGGCACCCTGGGAACCAGTGCCCCCACCTGCATGGCACTGCATTGGTCTTGGAAGTGCCTGGCTTCCCTGCACgcctatctatctacactatattgccaaaagtattcgctcacctgccttgactcgcatatgaacttaagtgacatcccattcctaatccatagggttcaatatgacgtcgatccaccctttgcagctataacagcttcaactcttctgagaaggctgtccacaaggtttaggagtgtgtttatgggaattt
Coding sequences within:
- the dgcr6 gene encoding protein DGCR6; translation: MEKYSGLYKEPTDGTKQQERHYYLLSELQILVKDLPSWFQQRLSYTTLSDLAQALIDGTVYEIVQGLLDIQHLTEKNLYNQRQKLHTEHRVLKHELIRKQKVALQTCKSHNLTVLKASQRAETEGLEQRVKDEQRMMDEKIVAEMDQKVLDQQNTLEKAGVPGFYITTVPQEVTMQMNLLELILKLQQKESQSGILL